Within the Solenopsis invicta isolate M01_SB chromosome 11, UNIL_Sinv_3.0, whole genome shotgun sequence genome, the region GAACGACTTGCGTCAAAATTCCGGACAATAATATACGActctgtttaatttttttgacgTAAAACTCGCAAATGAGAGGCGATGACTGCGATGAGTGCAAATTGGAGAAGTGAAAGcaatcaaaactttttaatgaagTTCTGCCTTCTACCATTCCaccttttgttaaatattagatCTATCGAAAGACGAGTGTGTACGCTTTTAAAAAGACGTCGTTCTCTTCGCTATTAGTCCGAAGCTCGGGTGTTTGGAGGAAAATACGCACGGAATTTAAATGTTTGGTCGGTGTCGCGTCGGAATGATACGCTCGTTTTTTGAACGTCACCCTACGTAAACCGATTATGCTATCGAGTCGTTCCACGTGCGCAACGGGAAGGCAAAATATAACATTGGGGCCGCTTACGCGTCCCGATCTAACAAACGAAAACATTACACCCATCGTCCAATTCAATACTTAATTAGGTTCcaacatttttctctttaaacGTGTATATATCTAACAAAAATTACTGTCCCAACGTCAAAATATCATCCTGCATTTTGAAAACAGCATACGTCCAGAGATTgaaattgttattcttaatttattaattcttttgtcTTTGTATATTGCGCAGtgtatatatcatattaaacgtttctgtaaaaattatgaACCTATGCTGTTTTCAAAATATGGCTAATTTGTTTCATTGTCACAAGAATACGTactaattagtaaaaaaaaaaacaatcgcgATGACCAGGAGAAATGACGAATTATCGGTGAACGCGTTCGAACGTTACCAATGAGAGTCCAAGTAGGAATTTTTATGTGTTCAATATACATGAACGCGCGCAATCTGCACTCCTTCCTATCCTGGTACTTTTCTTGCCACGGCCGGAAGTACTCACACGAGCCCACCGTTTCCTTGTCGATGACTACGAAGGCGAGGACGTTGATGCAGGGTATCATCGCCGAATTCGCTACGCGTGCGGATGCGTGTGCGGATGCGGATGAGACGAGAGGGCCAGGCCGGTGGAGGAAGGCGTAGAGGTTGGCGGCGGTCCTGACGCAGTCGCAGCAGGAGTCGCCGACAGATGATGGCCGAAGAAGGTCGGACCGGTCGGCGGGTAAGGTGGGGCTGCCGGATGGTAGTACCCGGGCGGCGGCGGCACCGGCGGCGGCGGATGATGTACGTGGGCATGTGGGTGTGGATGTGTGTGCGAATGTGGCAACGCGTGCTGGTGAGGATGCGCGGCGAAGAGGAAGGCGGGCGCGTACGGCGACGGATGCGGTGGCGTCGTCGGCACGGTAGGGCTGTTTACGTCTAGACCCGGATTCTGCTTCTTCCATTTGGTCCGCCGATTCTGGAACCAGATTTTCACCTGGGTCTCGGTCAATTGAAGCTCGAGCGCCAGATTCAGACGCTCGCACACGGACAGGTATCTAGTCGTCTTGAACTTGTTCTCTAGCCTGACCAGCTGTTCATACGTGAAGGCCGTTCGCGCTCTTCTGGGTTTGCCGCTGGTATTACTATTACTTCCTCCACCTCCGCCACTactaccaccgccgccgccgccgccgctgccaccgccgccaccaccactaccaccaccaccaccaccagtGCCGTTCTGTCCGTTTTGACCTTGACCCTGACAGTTTTGTACCTGAGCGCCACTTGACGATgtagacgacgacgacgaggattGTCGCTTCTTGCAGTTCGTCGTGGTTGTGTTGGTGCCGCCGCTGGTTGTATTTTCCCGTCCGACGCTGCCAGAGTCCTGATCCACGACTCGCATTTCAATCTCCtcgtcttcctcctcctcctcgacGTCTTCCTCCATTTCCTCCATGATGGTGTCCGGTGTACCTTCCTCATCTTCCTGGCCGCTGCCGCAGGCAAACTCACCCCGCGAGTCACCGTCTGAAAATAATAACCGCGGGATCACTTCTATGTTAGGTAGACGAGAGGTAACCATGAAGGGAGAAGTGATGATACGGGATTGGTGTCGGATGACGAGGATTGATTATACGAGGGGCGAAATTGCGGCGTGGACATTgaattttccattgtttcaGGTGATTCTTACAGATTTACCAGAAATTCATTTCACTCGCTACACATGGAGAgacatttctttaatttactttctttccttaaaagaaagaaataagaatttaGTTTATACAAATATCTCGATTTTAAAATCACGAAAGATATAGACGTGAAGAAATGAAACGAAACACGTAACGCATACTTTCAAATTAGATTTCTAGTAGATATATACActgtatacataatatgtagATAGGATAGGttgatataatttgtaatagCTTTTACCTATAGTTCAAATGTTAGCTATTAATAACTGATTAATGAGCCGCATACACTCGTGAGCATGCATTAGCGAGCAATGTTTAACCGTATTTTTATTCGCGATTCCGAGACGATTCATCACGAGAAAATCTCGATTCTCTTGTATCTCGCAAAAGAGCCGCGTTGCGTAGTCGAGTCGCCGATCGAGCTTGCGAGAACGGAACGATTTGAGCGCGAATCAGAGAGGAACAGAGAAAAGCGAggacggagaaagagagaaagagagaaacggccAATCGTTCGCTCAATGAGAGAGGAGATTGGAGATTCAATCAGCACGCAGATGTCCCGGGGACAGATATTCCCTGGCTCTGGTCCGTGGGGGTTGGGGTGCCCCTGGGATACCGCGGGTGGGGATAGCCCGCCGAACAAAaccagagagacagagagaaagagagaaaaagagaaaaagatggaAAGAGAATGACATAGAGAAGATAGACGGAAAGTGACGAGGATGGTACGTTGAAGGCAGTAAGAGAGGTAGAGAAAGATGGAGTAAGCAAGACACagaccgagagagagagagagagagagagagggggagggagggagacagTGGGACTTTATCCGAATTGGCGTGGCTCGTGGCCCATAGCCTACAGCCTAGCACAGTGCCTGTGGGGGTTGGAAGTCCGTAGGGGGCGACGGATCGAGAAGGTTTACGCCGTAATGGGATTTGTATCTCGTTAACGCGCGATCGTTCTTGCCCCGTCGTACAGGCCGCCAAGCGGCTACCTTTTCCCATCTCCCTGTCTCTCTCCCCGATTCTCTTTGGCCTTCTTCCGCGTCTATATCGTTCTCATATAACCTAGCGGTTCCCACATCGAGATATACCTGGCCGGCGTCGATTGATTGCGTCTAATTGAATTgcgtaatttatattgtttctcCTTCTTCTCACTTTGTCGCTCGTCCGTTTGCTTCACCGAGGATTCTGTTCTGTTTTGTCAGTCGAAACACTTTGTGATCTTTGATAATGTTAGGTACGTATAGATTAATGCTTCTTTAcaaagtctctctctctctctctttccttttttctgtcagtatattctatatttaacacaaaacaatttcaattattCACGTAATTTTTTCCAAgctaataataacttttttttaatacaactttttttaatgcaacttaaaaatgtattagatttttaaagaaatttgaaaagaatataattagATGGAAATACATATCCAAAATAtgtgtgaaaaataattaattaatcaactgTCGCGGTTTTGATTTAGTTTAAATGTAATTCATGCTTAATTATTTCCAcgttagatttaataaaaatactagtACTTGCAAAATGTCGTGAATTAAACTTTGTCTTGAAATgtgtaatgtataatatatttgttagcACAGATCTGAAAGAATAATGAAACTGTTTTGTTGTGTTAAAAAGAAATCACGTCATTATCACGTCATTTCATCGCCTAGTATGACAGCTGCAGCTGCGACGTGAAATTAATTGAGTTCATTAAGGAATTAACGATTGCAGATCGCGTTTCTGTCATTGCATTTTTATGGCGGTAGAATCACCGGCTGGAGGACCATTCATATCGTTTAGATCTTCTTCATTAACCACGATCAGGCGGGTTATGTGCGAGCGAAGCGATCGGGGATGTATGCCAAGTCCCTAAGGGACATGTTAAGGGTACACAAGGGGGAATCGATCGTAGCATGCTACGACAAAGCAGCAGACACGGGAATACTTATCTCATTTCGGTTTTCCTCATTAAACACAATGACAGTGTTTAACGACAAGTGGCACGATTGGGAAATACGCGATAAACAAGATCTCTAACAGTTCCTGCGTTGTTTGCGCCAATGAATTTTGTAGCAGATTcctaatatattgtaataatatatagttGATGGTTGAACATCGTAATGTATAATTACGATGACATTGCTGTCACATGGTAAtgcaaatatgtaataataggATCTGTCAGATCTAGGGTCGAGTAAAGAGATGTAATTAATCCCACTCATATATAAACTTTCATACAGAGATACTTTCATTCATGATAACGAATGTAGCAGCTGCGAAAAGCGATATGCGAATTGGgatttttcgaagcgtatgtaagataattataaatttcgtCGAAATCTACCGGAAGATCCCGGATCATGAACGCAATGCTCGGAGGGGTGACTTTCGTGGATGCGACAACTAGGAGGGGTAAGGAAAGGGAGAACActagcgagagagagagagagagaagtcatTGTGATGCAGAAGAGCCAATTTTCTGGGCGGCTTGGCGCGATGCGGTGCGATACGGCGCGATGCTGCGCGATTATCATAACAACCGACGATATTATTCCATGCGGCGGATCCGTGCGGTGGGGGTGGCGTAGAGATCTCGGTGGCGGCAGTCGAAACGGATTGGCTTGGGTCTGATGCACTTTTAATGGGAACCGGCGACCATCTCGGTAAGATGGATGAGCCGACAATCGTGTAATCTCGATTTCGACGGCTGCGATCGATCCATCGCGCGCGTTTTCCCGCGCGTCCTTTTTTCACCCTCCTCtttccgttttcttttttttttcccggTTTGCGCTCCTTTGACGACAAAAATACCCTCAGCCTATGCCAGTGACGGGAGAcgccacggcgcggcgcggcggcgggctGCTGGACGACCGTCCATCGAGATGCTGATTTCGCAAGCACCCGGCGTCCCGTATCGGGATAAAGGAACGACGATGAGGGGTTCAAGGACTGGTTAACGCAGATTAGCGGAGCAATTTGTCACGCTCCGAcaggccgccgccgccgtcgccgctgccgcccGGTCGCTACCCCTGCCCACCTCCGTCGTCGCCGCTTCTGCCTCGCTTCACCCCTTCTTCGGGACGCTTCTTCCGTCCCTTATCGGTTTGCAGGACTACTTCTCTCGTCTGCCCGCCAGACTCCATTAAATTCGAAAGTCAACTGTGAAATTGGGATCCTTCGCGGCAAACGGTCACCGAACTCGTCCAATCCAccagtgaaaaatttctctcaTCATTACAAAGTCAAGGTACGATAAAAACCAGTTTGTAATGTCGATGAAATTGGAATCAACTTAATTGTTTACATATGGCTCGCTGACACGATGATTTGGCGAATTCTTATATAACGAAACGACACAAGTGgttgaaatttttaacatagaataaaatatacatgtacatcCGCATGTGTAaatcaaactatttttattgattgtaatattgcaattatcaatcaattttataagatatataaGGCAATAAGACctcttttttagaaatatagatTATCCGCAAAAATATTATGGAGAAgtgttttcaatattaattattcttttatatcagtaaaaagtgtagaaaaatgttaatatatgtataatttaacctttaatatgtatattgtaataacatctctctctctctctctttctacttTACTAAAACTATTACAAGTTACATTAGTATTATATTCTCTCATATGTGAATTGACACTTATCGCATTGTGGTACCCTAAAGTTTATACGTATCGCTCTGTAGTCGTACTAACGTTATCGAGAATGACATTAACGAGATACTGGAAGAGTTTCATTCTCGCGTTTCGAGTGAAATGTCCCTAAGTGTCGTCACTTTTGCCGGAATCTTCGTGTATCGTCGTACACGTAAATAGCTCGACAGCTCCCAAAATTGCACGATCGTCGGAGAAGAAGTCCTCCTTCTAGCGTCTAAAGTTAGAATGAGGAAGAAGCAAGAGAGGACCAGTGAAGCATCAAGGGGGCTAAGACACAGTCGTCGGTCGCGAAAAAATATCGCTCGAGTGATCGCGTAAAACTTTAAGAAGACAGTGGTGTGGgagcacaaatttttttttcatttacaaataATCGAACGAATAATATCGTGTAATGGAATGAAGATTAATCATCTCCCGTGAAGATTAATTTTCGAGATAATTTACGATTATTCCTTTTTCGTATTATAAAAAGAGTAAGAGTGTAAACATTTCTCTTACGCAatgattaattgttttattttgtgaatagttttatttacttttatatactttttaacgATTGTATGATAAATTCGCAAGTGTATTgatttactaaaaaaacattatatactATCATTTTGCAATAAGTATTGGAATAGTGTAATAGAAAGGCTTTGAAATGAAAATCAAAAAGATTAAGTAGAGTGAAAAAAAGATGACTCGAATTTACCGAacgactttctctctctctctctttttctgtttcAACCAATTAAATCCTGAGTGAAATGTGCCGCTTAAGACATCACGCGTTCGGTTATTCTTAGTTCATTTGCCGAGATGGCCACGGTGCGTTTCGGCCGCGTGACGCAGACGTTGCGTCGGCTCTCCCTAATCGAGAATGCTAATCGGGCGGTCCAGGAAGTATCGCGCGAAGATAACAAAAGACGAAAGCAGTTATTCACC harbors:
- the LOC105198802 gene encoding homeobox protein invected, whose amino-acid sequence is MWRMQESRTVSPLGPVVLQREEADMRAGLSLPPQDRRPVLLVRTSESFPRYDSIRQQQSSSPPAILRSSVTAVEKDQYRETDSQIREKRPNDEEEEEQDDEEEDEAEDERNASSRRNVVVDDEEDEEQEEEEEEESQPEGHRNGSYHEDGDIEVDVCREDADESNPSSPVDLTAPSSRGVTSEQFVHPFANRVHSFTCVQSGGHGPAGHGTPVYISGHGATGSAVMTVCTSGGVARTTTGTSTGSITTTATSTVQTNNKRCLAFSVENILDPNKFTGGRVVHNRMQHRRHRRAGSVHEDGDSRGEFACGSGQEDEEGTPDTIMEEMEEDVEEEEEDEEIEMRVVDQDSGSVGRENTTSGGTNTTTTNCKKRQSSSSSSTSSSGAQVQNCQGQGQNGQNGTGGGGGGSGGGGGGSGGGGGGGSSGGGGGSNSNTSGKPRRARTAFTYEQLVRLENKFKTTRYLSVCERLNLALELQLTETQVKIWFQNRRTKWKKQNPGLDVNSPTVPTTPPHPSPYAPAFLFAAHPHQHALPHSHTHPHPHAHVHHPPPPVPPPPGYYHPAAPPYPPTGPTFFGHHLSATPAATASGPPPTSTPSSTGLALSSHPHPHTHPHA